Proteins from a genomic interval of Drosophila melanogaster chromosome 2R:
- the Eglp4 gene encoding entomoglyceroporin 4, isoform D, translated as MKGSTLDKISAFLGELIGTGILVFLGCMGCVKTDLFPNNHLQIVLNFGFAVLIAIQCFGCVSGAHLNPAVTVAAYIYEMVTLRMAFAYFAAQMLGAFIGYGLLMVLLPSPTLTVGAGLCVTLPHTSVTTGQALGIEFVITSILVIVCCGVWDPRNSKFHDSVGIRFGLAIACLACAAGPFTGGSMNPARSFAPALWNKHFESNWIYWLAPLSSSAITAYAYKVVFRREVVEAEITSNEKLRQLEDVQLS; from the exons ATGAAGGGATCGACGCTGGACAAAATCTCCGCCTTCCTCGGCGAGCTCATCGGCACCGGCATCCTGGTCTTCCTGGGCTGCATGGGTTGCGTGAAGACGGACCTCTTTCCCAACAACCATCTGCAGATTGTGCTGAACTTCGGCTTCGCCGTCCTCATCGCCATCCAGTGCTTTGGCTGCGTCTCCGGTGCCCATCTGAATCCCGCCGTGACCGTGGCCGCCTACATCTACGAGATGGTCACCCTGCGCATGGCATTTGCCTACTTCGCCGCCCAGATGCTGGGCGCCTTCATCGGCTACGGCCTGCTCATGGTCCTGCTTCCCTCGCCCACACTTACGGTGGGCGCTGGGCTCTGCGTGACCTTGCCCCACACCAGCGTAACCACGGGCCAGGCCCTCGGCATCGAGTTCGTAATCACCTCCATCCTGGTCATCGTCTGCTGCGGAGTGTGGGATCCGCGCAACTCCAAGTTCCATGACTCCGTGGGCATTCGATTTGGCCTGGCCATCGCCTGTCTCGCCTGCGCTGCC GGTCCCTTCACCGGCGGCAGCATGAACCCGGCCAGGTCGTTCGCCCCCGCCCTGTGGAACAAGCACTTCGAGAGCAACTGGATCTACTGGCTGGCCCCGCTGAGCTCCTCCGCCATCACCGCCTACGCCTACAAGGTCGTCTTCCGCCGCGAGGTGGTTGAGGCGGAGATCACCTCCAATGAGAAGCTGCGGCAACTGGAGGACGTCCAGCTGTCGTAA
- the Eglp4 gene encoding entomoglyceroporin 4, isoform C, translating to MSHEIRCCKVFKMKGSTLDKISAFLGELIGTGILVFLGCMGCVKTDLFPNNHLQIVLNFGFAVLIAIQCFGCVSGAHLNPAVTVAAYIYEMVTLRMAFAYFAAQMLGAFIGYGLLMVLLPSPTLTVGAGLCVTLPHTSVTTGQALGIEFVITSILVIVCCGVWDPRNSKFHDSVGIRFGLAIACLACAAGPFTGGSMNPARSFAPALWNKHFESNWIYWLAPLSSSAITAYAYKVVFRREVVEAEITSNEKLRQLEDVQLS from the exons ATGAGCCACGAGATTCG TTGCTGTAAGGTCTTCAAAATGAAGGGATCGACGCTGGACAAAATCTCCGCCTTCCTCGGCGAGCTCATCGGCACCGGCATCCTGGTCTTCCTGGGCTGCATGGGTTGCGTGAAGACGGACCTCTTTCCCAACAACCATCTGCAGATTGTGCTGAACTTCGGCTTCGCCGTCCTCATCGCCATCCAGTGCTTTGGCTGCGTCTCCGGTGCCCATCTGAATCCCGCCGTGACCGTGGCCGCCTACATCTACGAGATGGTCACCCTGCGCATGGCATTTGCCTACTTCGCCGCCCAGATGCTGGGCGCCTTCATCGGCTACGGCCTGCTCATGGTCCTGCTTCCCTCGCCCACACTTACGGTGGGCGCTGGGCTCTGCGTGACCTTGCCCCACACCAGCGTAACCACGGGCCAGGCCCTCGGCATCGAGTTCGTAATCACCTCCATCCTGGTCATCGTCTGCTGCGGAGTGTGGGATCCGCGCAACTCCAAGTTCCATGACTCCGTGGGCATTCGATTTGGCCTGGCCATCGCCTGTCTCGCCTGCGCTGCC GGTCCCTTCACCGGCGGCAGCATGAACCCGGCCAGGTCGTTCGCCCCCGCCCTGTGGAACAAGCACTTCGAGAGCAACTGGATCTACTGGCTGGCCCCGCTGAGCTCCTCCGCCATCACCGCCTACGCCTACAAGGTCGTCTTCCGCCGCGAGGTGGTTGAGGCGGAGATCACCTCCAATGAGAAGCTGCGGCAACTGGAGGACGTCCAGCTGTCGTAA
- the Eglp4 gene encoding entomoglyceroporin 4, isoform F, with translation MIDEVPKQVYLESRKRWTMACDREGSSLFSVALFKRFSDHFSCCKVFKMKGSTLDKISAFLGELIGTGILVFLGCMGCVKTDLFPNNHLQIVLNFGFAVLIAIQCFGCVSGAHLNPAVTVAAYIYEMVTLRMAFAYFAAQMLGAFIGYGLLMVLLPSPTLTVGAGLCVTLPHTSVTTGQALGIEFVITSILVIVCCGVWDPRNSKFHDSVGIRFGLAIACLACAAGPFTGGSMNPARSFAPALWNKHFESNWIYWLAPLSSSAITAYAYKVVFRREVVEAEITSNEKLRQLEDVQLS, from the exons ATGATTGATGAAGTTCCTAAGCAGGTCTACTTAGAGTCGAGAAAGAGATGGACGATGGCGTGCGACAGAGAGGGTAGCTCGCTTTTTAGTGTGGCATTATTCAAGCGCTTCTCTGACCATTTCAGTTGCTGTAAGGTCTTCAAAATGAAGGGATCGACGCTGGACAAAATCTCCGCCTTCCTCGGCGAGCTCATCGGCACCGGCATCCTGGTCTTCCTGGGCTGCATGGGTTGCGTGAAGACGGACCTCTTTCCCAACAACCATCTGCAGATTGTGCTGAACTTCGGCTTCGCCGTCCTCATCGCCATCCAGTGCTTTGGCTGCGTCTCCGGTGCCCATCTGAATCCCGCCGTGACCGTGGCCGCCTACATCTACGAGATGGTCACCCTGCGCATGGCATTTGCCTACTTCGCCGCCCAGATGCTGGGCGCCTTCATCGGCTACGGCCTGCTCATGGTCCTGCTTCCCTCGCCCACACTTACGGTGGGCGCTGGGCTCTGCGTGACCTTGCCCCACACCAGCGTAACCACGGGCCAGGCCCTCGGCATCGAGTTCGTAATCACCTCCATCCTGGTCATCGTCTGCTGCGGAGTGTGGGATCCGCGCAACTCCAAGTTCCATGACTCCGTGGGCATTCGATTTGGCCTGGCCATCGCCTGTCTCGCCTGCGCTGCC GGTCCCTTCACCGGCGGCAGCATGAACCCGGCCAGGTCGTTCGCCCCCGCCCTGTGGAACAAGCACTTCGAGAGCAACTGGATCTACTGGCTGGCCCCGCTGAGCTCCTCCGCCATCACCGCCTACGCCTACAAGGTCGTCTTCCGCCGCGAGGTGGTTGAGGCGGAGATCACCTCCAATGAGAAGCTGCGGCAACTGGAGGACGTCCAGCTGTCGTAA
- the Eglp4 gene encoding entomoglyceroporin 4, isoform E, which yields MNLEQQGMDPQGVENQQEIVQAAEGEQQLQSCCKVFKMKGSTLDKISAFLGELIGTGILVFLGCMGCVKTDLFPNNHLQIVLNFGFAVLIAIQCFGCVSGAHLNPAVTVAAYIYEMVTLRMAFAYFAAQMLGAFIGYGLLMVLLPSPTLTVGAGLCVTLPHTSVTTGQALGIEFVITSILVIVCCGVWDPRNSKFHDSVGIRFGLAIACLACAAGPFTGGSMNPARSFAPALWNKHFESNWIYWLAPLSSSAITAYAYKVVFRREVVEAEITSNEKLRQLEDVQLS from the exons ATGAACCTCGAGCAGCAGGGGATGGATCCGCAAGGGGTGGAAAACCAGCAGGAAATCGTCCAGGCAGCCGAAGGAGAACAGCAGTTGCAAAG TTGCTGTAAGGTCTTCAAAATGAAGGGATCGACGCTGGACAAAATCTCCGCCTTCCTCGGCGAGCTCATCGGCACCGGCATCCTGGTCTTCCTGGGCTGCATGGGTTGCGTGAAGACGGACCTCTTTCCCAACAACCATCTGCAGATTGTGCTGAACTTCGGCTTCGCCGTCCTCATCGCCATCCAGTGCTTTGGCTGCGTCTCCGGTGCCCATCTGAATCCCGCCGTGACCGTGGCCGCCTACATCTACGAGATGGTCACCCTGCGCATGGCATTTGCCTACTTCGCCGCCCAGATGCTGGGCGCCTTCATCGGCTACGGCCTGCTCATGGTCCTGCTTCCCTCGCCCACACTTACGGTGGGCGCTGGGCTCTGCGTGACCTTGCCCCACACCAGCGTAACCACGGGCCAGGCCCTCGGCATCGAGTTCGTAATCACCTCCATCCTGGTCATCGTCTGCTGCGGAGTGTGGGATCCGCGCAACTCCAAGTTCCATGACTCCGTGGGCATTCGATTTGGCCTGGCCATCGCCTGTCTCGCCTGCGCTGCC GGTCCCTTCACCGGCGGCAGCATGAACCCGGCCAGGTCGTTCGCCCCCGCCCTGTGGAACAAGCACTTCGAGAGCAACTGGATCTACTGGCTGGCCCCGCTGAGCTCCTCCGCCATCACCGCCTACGCCTACAAGGTCGTCTTCCGCCGCGAGGTGGTTGAGGCGGAGATCACCTCCAATGAGAAGCTGCGGCAACTGGAGGACGTCCAGCTGTCGTAA